A window of the Ostrea edulis chromosome 1, xbOstEdul1.1, whole genome shotgun sequence genome harbors these coding sequences:
- the LOC125663991 gene encoding fez family zinc finger protein erm-like, which yields MPKCLLHSVRNYRSRKYMRNSEFDPNVMTTRSGLEIRKVSVTPVFVGSTKLKHVDETAERKQKPSNKNCFQKQKSINHLPFVTRFYLGYKVPDLDLCGNESKESDCRENDDMHISFSSLNKSTSDLLSESDEDCFESSTDDEFCDDIIAKSKDSSYQSINFAESITKFDEVLNVFESLPNQQPVGVRSREAMYDYEVTSLETPNDGEKILKYPSSTQSVMAGISALSLSRSASNMSTNPSPAITTFTAPTITKIRPDDIFTVNPSYSKLPHFQCDVCEKGFCDSANYKAHLKTHTTQQKNKCDICGKVFTRSWLLKGHMRTHTGERPFVCLYEDCDKAFADKSNLRSHMLIHSVTSKNFSCQKCGRSFAQKRYLHKHLLEVCRVIR from the exons ATGCCCAAATGTTTGTTGCATTCCGTTCGAAACTACAGATCTCGAAAATACATGAGAAATTCAG AATTCGACCCAAATGTTATGACAACACGATCTGGACTGGAGATCAGGAAGGTTTCGGTCACGCCTGTGTTTGTTGGATCAACAAAACTTAAACATGTGGACGAAACAGCAGAAAGAAAGCAAAAACCCAGTAACAAGAATTGCTTCCAGAAACAGAAATCTATCAACCATCTTCCGTTTGTTACAAGATTCTATCTAGGATATAAGGTACCCGACTTGGATCTGTGTGGGAATGAATCCAAGGAATCAGACTGTAGAGAAAATGATGACATGCATATATCGTTCAGTTCATTGAATAAATCCACATCAGATCTCCTCTCTGAAAGTGATGAAGACTGTTTCGAATCGAGTACTGACGATGAGTTTTGTGATGATATCATTGCAAAAAGCAAGGATTCTAGTTACCAAAGCATAAATTTCGCGGAGTCCATAACTAAATTTGATGAAGTCCTGAACGTATTTGAATCATTGCCCAATCAACAACCAGTAGGAGTAAGGAGTCGGGAGGCGATGTACGATTATGAAGTGACTTCGTTAGAGACTCCAAATGATGGTGAAAAGATCTTGAAATATCCGTCTTCTACACAATCGGTTATGGCTGGGATCTCTGCTCTGAGTCTGTCGCGTTCCGCCTCCAATATGTCCACAAACCCATCACCAGCTATAACGACCTTCACTGCCCCCACTATCACCAAAATACGCCCAGATGACATATTTACGGTCAACCCTTCATATTCTAAATTACCGCACTTCCAGTGTGACGTTTGCGAAAAGGGATTCTGCGATTCAGCCAACTACAAAGCTCATCTGAAAACACACACCACTCAGCAGAAGAACAAATGTGACATTTGTGGAAAGGTATTCACAAGATCTTGGCTGCTAAAGGGACACATGCGCACCCACACCGGAGAGCGgccttttgtctgtctgtatgagGATTGCGATAAAGCGTTTGCAGACAAAAGCAACCTACGGTCACATATGCTGATTCATTCCGTTACTAGCAAGAACTTTTCATGTCAAAAATGCGGTCGCTCCTTTGCACAGAAAAGATATTTACATAAGCATTTATTGGAAGTGTGCAGAGTAATACGTTGA